The Georgenia sp. TF02-10 genome window below encodes:
- a CDS encoding helix-turn-helix transcriptional regulator, whose amino-acid sequence MPVAQEELSRTFAALADPTRRQVLERLSRRPATLKELAAPLAMTQQSVSRHLQILEQAGLISRGRQAQWRPCELRGERLQAASEWLDQYRQFWESSFDRLSDHLQDAPPRPHQEEPHA is encoded by the coding sequence ATGCCGGTCGCACAGGAAGAGCTGAGCCGAACCTTCGCGGCTCTCGCCGACCCCACCCGCCGCCAGGTGCTCGAGCGCCTCAGCCGCCGGCCCGCCACGCTGAAGGAGCTGGCAGCACCGCTCGCGATGACCCAGCAGAGCGTCTCGCGGCACCTGCAGATCCTGGAGCAGGCGGGCCTCATCAGCCGGGGCCGCCAGGCGCAGTGGCGGCCGTGCGAGCTCCGTGGCGAGCGCCTGCAGGCGGCCTCGGAGTGGCTCGATCAGTACCGGCAGTTCTGGGAGAGCAGCTTCGACCGGTTGTCCGACCACCTCCAGGACGCACCGCCCCGACCCCACCAGGAGGAGCCCCATGCCTAG
- a CDS encoding SRPBCC domain-containing protein yields the protein MPSPAVSRPTARGDFTITRRFTAPVEDVFDAWTRPEQVAAWFGPVGLVTPVDRLAMDVRPGGSWTLTMVSQDTGEEYPVEFAYVEVLRPSRLVMTTGTAEATARITVTLQPVEEGTEMTFAVTDLRTSPENGSLREGWESSFGRLAALLGEPA from the coding sequence ATGCCTAGTCCCGCCGTCAGTCGCCCGACCGCGAGGGGCGACTTCACGATCACCCGGCGCTTCACCGCCCCGGTCGAGGACGTCTTCGATGCCTGGACCCGGCCCGAGCAGGTGGCCGCCTGGTTCGGTCCCGTCGGGCTGGTGACCCCCGTCGACCGGCTCGCGATGGACGTTCGGCCAGGTGGCTCGTGGACGCTCACGATGGTCTCCCAGGACACCGGGGAGGAGTACCCGGTCGAGTTCGCCTACGTCGAGGTGCTCAGGCCCAGCCGCCTGGTCATGACGACCGGGACCGCCGAGGCCACGGCCCGGATCACGGTGACCCTGCAGCCCGTCGAGGAGGGGACCGAGATGACCTTTGCAGTGACCGACCTCCGCACCTCCCCGGAGAACGGGTCGCTGCGCGAGGGATGGGAATCGTCGTTCGGCCGGCTCGCCGCGCTGCTGGGGGAGCCGGCATGA
- a CDS encoding pyridoxamine 5'-phosphate oxidase family protein — MSTEEQSTASDLPQPSASNLAQAGASDLPQGDVRLLQSRTAQELLGSTELARVAYVAKDATPRVFPMLFHWTGEELVLCTFAGAAKIHAIRARPDIAVTIDAPTTPPRVLLLRGRATVDEVDGIVPEYRQAHLRYAGPEQGEANVAAVDNPGVRMARIGLRPTWVGVLDFVARLPGGVSAEEFDRRGS, encoded by the coding sequence ATGAGCACCGAGGAGCAGAGCACCGCCAGCGACCTTCCCCAGCCCAGCGCCAGCAACCTCGCGCAGGCCGGCGCCAGCGACCTCCCCCAGGGCGACGTCCGCCTCCTGCAGAGCCGGACCGCGCAAGAGCTGCTCGGCTCGACCGAGCTGGCCCGGGTGGCCTATGTCGCCAAGGACGCCACCCCCCGCGTCTTCCCGATGCTCTTCCACTGGACGGGCGAGGAGCTCGTGCTGTGCACCTTCGCCGGCGCAGCGAAGATCCACGCGATCCGCGCACGGCCAGACATCGCCGTGACCATCGACGCCCCGACCACTCCGCCGCGGGTGCTGCTGCTGCGCGGGCGGGCGACCGTCGACGAGGTCGACGGGATCGTCCCGGAGTACCGGCAGGCCCACCTGCGCTACGCCGGCCCGGAGCAGGGCGAGGCCAACGTGGCAGCCGTCGACAACCCCGGCGTCCGGATGGCCCGCATCGGGCTGCGCCCGACCTGGGTCGGGGTGCTCGACTTCGTCGCGCGCCTGCCCGGCGGTGTCTCGGCAGAGGAGTTCGACAGGCGAGGCTCCTGA
- a CDS encoding alpha/beta fold hydrolase: MAELLLLPGAGGDPWYWHLVVARLEGRGHTAVAVDLPAGQEDAGLREYADVAVRAAEGLREVVLVAQSLGAFTAAMVAPRLPVRALAFVNGMIPLPGETPGQWWSATGHAEAQAAARGEHDAAEDFTHDLPPSVVRAMHDRQRDQSAAAFASACTFDTWPRVPIHALVGAEDRFFPAAFQQRLCRTRLGIEPVVVPGGHAIALSQPGAVAGWLDLVGRA; the protein is encoded by the coding sequence ATGGCGGAGCTCCTGCTGCTCCCCGGGGCCGGCGGCGACCCGTGGTACTGGCACCTCGTCGTCGCCCGGCTGGAGGGTCGCGGGCACACCGCGGTCGCGGTGGACCTCCCGGCCGGGCAGGAGGATGCCGGCCTGCGGGAGTACGCCGATGTCGCAGTCCGGGCGGCCGAGGGGCTCCGCGAGGTCGTCCTGGTGGCCCAGTCGCTGGGCGCCTTCACGGCCGCCATGGTCGCCCCTCGTCTCCCGGTCCGGGCGCTGGCCTTCGTCAACGGGATGATCCCGCTCCCGGGCGAGACGCCGGGGCAGTGGTGGTCGGCCACCGGGCACGCCGAGGCGCAGGCCGCCGCCAGGGGCGAGCACGACGCGGCCGAGGACTTCACCCACGACCTGCCGCCGAGCGTCGTCCGCGCGATGCACGACCGCCAGCGCGACCAGAGCGCAGCGGCCTTCGCGTCGGCCTGCACCTTCGACACCTGGCCGCGCGTCCCGATCCACGCGCTCGTCGGCGCCGAGGACCGGTTCTTCCCCGCCGCCTTCCAGCAGCGGCTCTGCCGCACGCGCCTGGGCATCGAGCCGGTCGTCGTGCCCGGCGGCCACGCGATCGCGCTGTCCCAGCCCGGCGCAGTGGCCGGCTGGCTGGACCTCGTGGGCAGGGCCTGA
- a CDS encoding G5 domain-containing protein, which translates to MARHTAARTAVPAARPAGDPAPGSRRALRQQAQGAPAAAPHRALPRGVVRTVRVGVLGAVVAGTGAFTLTQAGGPGTEPALAAVESGTLALRAGETASRSQLAGRQALEADGARTFALVVDGQTRDVTTTAASLGEALAEAGVRLAADDVVSAPLAEPVPAGETVQVGRGAVEHVTEETVEKFTTVEQPDATLPAGERQVVTAGVDGVTTDTYEVRTVDGKEVSRTLLTSVMASAKVDEVVRVGTKEPEPAQAPAAASAAGAAGDGAAAAGPTAQAASGDVRAIGAELAAARGWGADQFQCLDRLWTKESNWDHRAENASSGAYGIPQALPGSKMGTVAADWRTNPVTQITWGLNYIAGRYGTPCGAWGHSQSHNWY; encoded by the coding sequence TTGGCTCGACACACCGCGGCGCGCACCGCCGTGCCCGCCGCCCGTCCCGCCGGCGACCCCGCCCCCGGCAGCCGCCGCGCCCTGCGGCAGCAGGCCCAGGGCGCCCCCGCCGCCGCCCCGCACCGCGCCCTGCCCCGCGGCGTCGTCCGCACCGTGCGGGTGGGCGTGCTCGGCGCCGTCGTCGCCGGCACCGGCGCCTTTACCCTCACCCAGGCCGGCGGCCCCGGCACCGAGCCCGCGCTGGCCGCCGTCGAGAGCGGCACCCTCGCCCTGCGCGCCGGCGAGACCGCCTCCCGCTCCCAGCTCGCCGGCCGGCAGGCGCTGGAGGCCGACGGCGCCCGCACCTTCGCGCTGGTCGTCGACGGGCAGACCCGGGACGTGACCACCACCGCCGCCTCCCTGGGCGAGGCCCTCGCCGAGGCGGGCGTGCGGCTGGCCGCGGACGACGTCGTCTCCGCCCCGCTCGCCGAGCCCGTCCCCGCGGGCGAGACGGTGCAGGTCGGCCGCGGCGCCGTCGAGCACGTCACCGAGGAGACGGTGGAGAAGTTCACCACCGTGGAGCAGCCGGACGCCACGCTCCCGGCGGGTGAGCGGCAGGTGGTGACCGCCGGCGTCGACGGCGTCACGACCGACACCTACGAGGTGCGCACGGTGGACGGCAAGGAGGTCTCCCGGACCCTGCTGACCTCCGTGATGGCCAGCGCCAAGGTGGACGAGGTGGTGCGGGTCGGCACGAAGGAGCCCGAGCCGGCCCAGGCCCCGGCCGCCGCCAGCGCTGCCGGGGCGGCCGGCGACGGCGCCGCCGCGGCCGGGCCCACCGCCCAGGCCGCCAGCGGCGACGTCCGGGCCATCGGCGCCGAGCTCGCCGCCGCCCGCGGCTGGGGCGCCGACCAGTTCCAGTGCCTGGACCGGCTGTGGACCAAGGAGTCCAACTGGGACCACCGGGCGGAGAACGCCAGCTCGGGCGCCTACGGCATCCCGCAGGCGCTGCCGGGCAGCAAGATGGGCACGGTCGCCGCCGACTGGCGCACCAACCCCGTCACCCAGATCACCTGGGGCCTGAACTACATCGCCGGGCGCTACGGCACCCCGTGCGGCGCCTGGGGCCACTCCCAGAGCCACAACTGGTACTGA
- a CDS encoding resuscitation-promoting factor gives MTSTTQPPATGPAPAPADPNLPGSPDAAPPARRRRLRWLGVGLAPVLLAGGAVTAHAHKSVDVEIDGEARTVTTFAGSVAGLLEQEGIEVGEHDLLAPGPGTSLADGGDVVVRTAHPVTVDVNGEPQVVWTTAQSQGELVTSFFESGREVTVAASRSHERSTLDLPLVTDAPVDVVADGATKRVDLTGTATANDALAAAGVEAARTDRVEIGTADDGTVQVTVTRVARSERANLHPVEFQTVERPDDSLYVGEREVVQEGATGVRTELFSTIKVDGKETHAVRVSDEVTTAPTDRIIAVGTKERPAPTPAPAAAPVATSDDDDAASGSATRAAAPAAEAPAAEAPAAEAPAPAAAPAPAPAPAPAASAAGGGVWAALAQCESGGNPAAVSASGAYHGLYQFSVGTWQSVGGSGLPSQASPAEQTQRAQALQARSGWGQWPACSAKLGLR, from the coding sequence GTGACCTCCACCACCCAGCCGCCCGCCACCGGGCCGGCCCCCGCCCCCGCCGACCCGAACCTCCCCGGCTCCCCGGACGCCGCGCCCCCGGCCCGCCGCCGGCGGCTGCGCTGGCTCGGCGTCGGCCTGGCCCCCGTGCTCCTCGCCGGCGGGGCCGTGACCGCGCACGCGCACAAGAGCGTCGACGTCGAGATCGACGGCGAGGCCCGCACCGTGACCACCTTCGCCGGCTCGGTCGCCGGCCTGCTGGAGCAGGAGGGCATCGAGGTCGGCGAGCACGACCTGCTCGCCCCCGGCCCGGGCACCTCCCTCGCCGACGGCGGGGACGTGGTGGTGCGCACCGCGCACCCGGTCACGGTGGACGTCAACGGCGAGCCGCAGGTGGTGTGGACCACCGCGCAGAGCCAGGGCGAGCTCGTCACGAGCTTCTTCGAGTCCGGCCGGGAGGTCACCGTGGCCGCCTCCCGCTCCCACGAGCGGTCCACCCTGGACCTGCCGCTGGTGACCGACGCGCCGGTGGACGTCGTGGCCGACGGCGCCACCAAGCGGGTGGACCTGACCGGCACCGCCACCGCGAACGACGCCCTGGCCGCCGCCGGCGTGGAGGCCGCCCGCACCGACCGGGTGGAGATCGGTACCGCCGACGACGGCACCGTCCAGGTGACCGTCACCCGGGTCGCCCGCAGCGAGCGCGCCAACCTGCACCCGGTGGAGTTCCAGACCGTCGAGCGCCCGGACGACTCGCTCTACGTCGGCGAGCGCGAGGTGGTGCAGGAGGGCGCGACCGGCGTCCGCACCGAGCTGTTCAGCACCATCAAGGTCGACGGTAAGGAGACCCACGCCGTCCGGGTCTCCGACGAGGTGACCACCGCCCCGACGGACCGGATCATCGCCGTCGGCACCAAGGAGCGGCCCGCGCCGACCCCGGCCCCCGCCGCTGCGCCGGTGGCGACGTCCGACGACGACGACGCCGCCTCCGGCTCTGCCACCCGCGCGGCCGCCCCGGCCGCGGAGGCCCCTGCTGCCGAGGCGCCCGCTGCCGAGGCGCCCGCTCCGGCAGCGGCCCCGGCGCCCGCCCCCGCCCCGGCCCCGGCCGCCAGCGCGGCGGGCGGTGGCGTCTGGGCGGCGCTGGCCCAGTGCGAGTCGGGCGGCAACCCGGCCGCCGTCTCCGCCAGCGGCGCCTATCACGGGCTCTACCAGTTCTCCGTGGGCACCTGGCAGTCGGTCGGCGGGTCGGGCCTGCCGTCCCAGGCCTCCCCGGCCGAGCAGACCCAGCGCGCCCAGGCCCTCCAGGCCCGGTCCGGCTGGGGCCAGTGGCCGGCCTGCTCCGCCAAGCTCGGGCTGCGCTGA
- the rsmA gene encoding 16S rRNA (adenine(1518)-N(6)/adenine(1519)-N(6))-dimethyltransferase RsmA, protein MTSDPAAPGLLGAADVRRIAATLGIRPTKTLGQNFVHDAGTVRRITRAAAVAADDVVLEVGPGLGSLTLALLETGARVTAVEIDPVLASALPATVAARQPRAAHRLAVVHADALTIAGPQDLPGPPPTKLVANLPYNVAVPVLLRLLEALPSVTDVLVMVQAEVADRLAAPPGSRTYGVPSVKAAWYADAARAGAVSRTVFWPVPGVDSALVRLTRRRPPATPAARAEVFAVVDAAFAQRRKTLRSALAPWAGSPAAAEAALRAAGVDPGLRGERLTVADFARIAAHRPAGAAGRAGTADVETADVADPAEVDRHVPAGPADPASGTLAP, encoded by the coding sequence GTGACCTCGGACCCCGCCGCGCCCGGCCTGCTCGGCGCCGCCGACGTCCGCCGCATCGCCGCCACGCTCGGGATCCGGCCCACCAAGACCCTCGGGCAGAACTTCGTCCACGACGCCGGCACGGTCCGCCGCATCACCCGCGCGGCCGCCGTCGCCGCCGACGACGTCGTCCTCGAGGTCGGCCCCGGCCTCGGGTCTCTCACCCTCGCCCTGCTCGAGACCGGCGCGCGGGTGACCGCCGTCGAGATCGACCCGGTGCTCGCCAGCGCCCTGCCGGCCACCGTCGCGGCCCGCCAGCCCCGGGCGGCCCACCGGCTCGCCGTCGTCCACGCCGACGCCCTCACCATCGCCGGCCCGCAGGACCTGCCCGGGCCGCCGCCGACCAAGCTCGTGGCCAACCTGCCCTACAACGTCGCCGTCCCCGTCCTGCTGCGCCTGCTCGAGGCGCTGCCGTCGGTCACCGACGTCCTCGTCATGGTCCAGGCCGAGGTCGCCGACCGGCTCGCCGCCCCGCCCGGCTCGCGCACCTACGGCGTCCCCTCGGTCAAGGCCGCCTGGTACGCCGACGCCGCCCGCGCCGGCGCCGTCTCGCGCACCGTCTTCTGGCCGGTCCCGGGCGTGGACTCCGCGCTGGTACGGCTGACCCGCCGCCGCCCCCCGGCCACCCCCGCCGCCCGGGCCGAGGTGTTCGCCGTCGTCGACGCCGCCTTCGCCCAGCGCCGCAAGACCCTCCGGTCCGCCCTGGCTCCCTGGGCCGGCTCGCCCGCCGCCGCCGAGGCCGCGCTGCGGGCGGCCGGGGTGGATCCCGGGCTGCGCGGCGAGCGGCTGACGGTCGCCGACTTCGCCCGCATCGCCGCGCACCGGCCGGCGGGTGCGGCGGGCCGGGCCGGGACGGCAGACGTGGAGACGGCGGACGTGGCCGACCCTGCCGAGGTGGACCGGCACGTGCCGGCCGGCCCGGCTGACCCCGCCTCTGGCACCCTGGCGCCATGA
- a CDS encoding 4-(cytidine 5'-diphospho)-2-C-methyl-D-erythritol kinase: MTATEVQVRAPGKINLALRVGPPGPDGYHPLVTVFQAVSLGEDVVARPADGISLEIRGRGTDLPTDGTNLAVRAAELLARTVGVDAGVHLTLTKRVPVAGGMAGGSADAAATLLACDQLWGAGLAREELAELAADLGADVPFALTGATALGTGRGDVLSPVLVRGTYHWVLAVQAEGLSTPEVFRAFDEQHGYSAGGRAADRGDGGRSVAPAVTPAPAPAPAPAVDDAPAPAVDDALLTTLLSGDPLAVARHLVNDLQDAAVDLRPELGDVLAACERAGALGAVVSGSGPTVAALALDGPHAESVAGVVRAADVAAEVLTVTGPAPGARVLEHVRGQP, encoded by the coding sequence ATGACGGCCACCGAGGTGCAGGTGCGGGCGCCCGGCAAGATCAACCTCGCCCTCCGGGTGGGGCCGCCCGGGCCGGACGGCTACCACCCCCTCGTCACGGTCTTCCAGGCCGTCTCGCTCGGCGAGGACGTCGTGGCGCGCCCGGCGGACGGCATCAGCCTGGAGATCCGCGGCCGCGGCACGGACCTGCCCACCGACGGCACCAACCTGGCCGTCCGGGCCGCGGAGCTGCTCGCCCGGACCGTCGGCGTCGACGCCGGGGTGCACCTCACGCTCACCAAGCGGGTGCCGGTGGCCGGGGGGATGGCGGGCGGGTCCGCCGACGCCGCCGCCACCCTGCTCGCCTGCGACCAGCTCTGGGGCGCCGGCCTGGCGCGGGAGGAGCTCGCCGAGCTCGCCGCCGACCTCGGCGCCGACGTGCCCTTCGCGCTCACCGGGGCCACCGCCCTGGGCACCGGCCGGGGGGACGTGCTCAGCCCCGTCCTGGTCCGCGGCACCTACCACTGGGTGCTCGCCGTGCAGGCCGAGGGGCTGTCCACGCCCGAGGTGTTCCGCGCCTTCGACGAGCAGCACGGGTACTCCGCCGGTGGCCGGGCCGCCGATCGGGGCGACGGCGGCCGGTCCGTGGCCCCCGCCGTCACCCCTGCCCCCGCGCCCGCCCCTGCTCCCGCCGTCGACGACGCCCCCGCCCCCGCCGTCGACGACGCCCTGCTCACCACCCTGCTCTCCGGCGACCCGCTCGCGGTCGCCCGCCACCTGGTCAACGACCTCCAGGACGCCGCGGTGGACCTGCGGCCCGAGCTCGGGGACGTGCTGGCCGCCTGCGAGCGGGCCGGGGCGCTGGGCGCCGTCGTCTCCGGCTCCGGGCCCACCGTGGCCGCCCTCGCGCTGGACGGCCCGCACGCGGAGAGCGTCGCCGGGGTGGTGCGCGCCGCCGACGTCGCCGCCGAGGTGCTCACTGTCACCGGGCCGGCGCCCGGGGCCCGGGTGCTCGAGCACGTCCGCGGCCAGCCCTGA
- a CDS encoding excinuclease ABC subunit UvrA codes for MSTSPGRRAPEAIQVRGARVHNLKNVDVDVPLNELVAVAGVSGSGKSSLALGVLYAEGSRRYLEALSTYTRRRLTQARRAAVDSVEHVPAALALRQRPGIPGVRSTFGTSTELLNSLRLIYSRLGHHQCPNGHRLAPTMDVALDVPLTCPVCGAVFGPPSAESFAFNSEGACPRCQGTGTVRDVDQRSLVPDESLSIEEGAVAPWRMFGLAANAQVVATMGVRTDVPFAKLTAAERDTVFHGPTEQRQILYPAKNGNLFDLKVTYRNATRAVEEALKKADTEKGLNRIERFLSVQTCPVCHGSRLSPRARSTLVQGIDLADATRKTLDEVTSWVQTIPPTMPAPMVPMAESIVTQMVETAQMLRRLGLGYLTLDRASATLSTGERQRVQLSRAVRNRTTGVLYVMDEPSIGLHPSNIDGLLDVVRNLLNDGNSVVIVDHDVQLLRASDWLIEIGPGSGAEGGQILAASPLPALGQNPRSRIAGFIDGTQDTRVRATAGQQDMFARGGIHLRTTPLHTVHALDLTIPKGRLVAVTGVSGSGKTTLVLESLVPALAAQAKGAQLPAHVAELGAAGVERVSVVDASPIGINVRSTVATYSGVLDDLRRAYAATPEAKRRGLRAGDFSYNTGSLRCPECDGTGQISLDVQFLPDVDIVCPRCGGTRYSPEADQVRRRPRHAAETDSGLSLPELLAMTVDQALGHVPDLKKVRTRLQLLADLGLSYLTLGEATPALSGGEAQRLKLSSDLERDQHDTVFVLDEPSVGLHPLDVQVLLHVLQRLVDNGATVVVIEHDLDMISNADYLIDLGPGGGTAGGRIVAAGTPAEVAGNPASITGRYLTAPVGTGGRSA; via the coding sequence ATGAGCACCTCCCCCGGCCGGCGGGCGCCGGAAGCGATCCAGGTGCGCGGGGCGCGCGTGCACAACCTCAAGAACGTCGACGTCGACGTGCCGCTGAACGAGCTCGTCGCCGTCGCGGGGGTGTCCGGGTCTGGGAAGTCCTCGCTGGCCCTCGGCGTGCTCTACGCCGAGGGGTCCCGCCGGTACCTGGAAGCCCTGTCCACCTACACCCGGCGCCGGCTCACCCAGGCCCGCCGGGCCGCCGTCGACAGCGTCGAGCACGTCCCCGCCGCCCTCGCGCTGCGGCAGCGGCCCGGGATCCCCGGGGTGCGGTCCACGTTCGGGACCTCGACGGAGCTGCTCAACAGCCTGCGGCTGATCTACTCCCGGCTCGGGCACCACCAGTGCCCGAACGGGCACCGGCTGGCCCCGACGATGGACGTCGCCCTGGACGTGCCGCTGACCTGCCCGGTCTGCGGCGCCGTGTTCGGGCCGCCGAGCGCCGAGTCCTTCGCGTTCAACAGCGAGGGTGCCTGCCCGCGCTGCCAGGGCACCGGGACCGTCCGCGACGTCGACCAACGCTCCCTCGTGCCCGACGAGAGCCTGAGCATCGAGGAGGGAGCGGTCGCCCCGTGGCGGATGTTCGGGCTGGCCGCCAACGCGCAGGTGGTCGCGACGATGGGGGTGCGCACGGACGTGCCCTTCGCCAAGCTCACCGCGGCCGAGCGCGACACCGTCTTCCACGGCCCCACCGAGCAGCGCCAGATCCTCTACCCGGCCAAGAACGGGAACCTGTTCGACCTGAAGGTCACCTACCGCAACGCCACCCGGGCGGTGGAGGAAGCGCTGAAGAAGGCCGACACCGAGAAGGGCCTGAACCGGATCGAGCGGTTCCTGAGCGTGCAGACCTGCCCCGTCTGCCACGGCAGCCGGCTCAGCCCCCGGGCGCGCTCCACCCTGGTGCAGGGCATCGACCTCGCCGACGCCACCCGGAAGACCCTGGACGAGGTCACCTCCTGGGTACAGACGATCCCGCCGACGATGCCCGCGCCGATGGTGCCGATGGCCGAGAGCATCGTGACCCAGATGGTCGAGACCGCGCAGATGCTCCGCAGGCTCGGCCTGGGCTACCTCACCCTGGACCGCGCCTCCGCCACGCTCTCGACCGGCGAACGCCAGCGCGTCCAGCTCTCCCGCGCCGTCCGCAACCGCACCACCGGCGTCCTCTACGTCATGGACGAGCCCTCCATCGGGCTGCACCCCTCCAACATCGACGGGCTCCTCGACGTGGTCCGCAACCTGCTGAACGACGGGAACTCCGTGGTGATCGTCGACCACGACGTCCAGCTGCTGCGCGCCTCGGACTGGCTGATCGAGATCGGGCCCGGGTCGGGTGCCGAGGGCGGGCAGATCCTCGCCGCCAGCCCGCTGCCCGCGCTGGGTCAGAACCCGCGCTCGCGGATCGCCGGGTTCATCGACGGCACCCAGGACACTCGCGTGCGCGCCACCGCCGGCCAGCAGGACATGTTCGCCCGCGGCGGCATCCACCTGCGCACCACGCCCCTGCACACCGTGCACGCCCTGGACCTGACCATCCCCAAGGGCCGGCTGGTGGCGGTCACCGGCGTCTCCGGGTCCGGGAAGACCACCCTGGTGCTCGAGAGCCTGGTGCCCGCCCTGGCCGCCCAGGCGAAGGGCGCCCAGCTCCCCGCGCACGTCGCCGAGCTCGGCGCGGCCGGCGTGGAGCGGGTCAGCGTCGTCGACGCGTCCCCCATCGGGATCAACGTCCGCTCCACCGTCGCGACCTACAGCGGCGTCCTGGACGACCTGCGCCGCGCCTACGCCGCAACCCCGGAGGCCAAGCGGCGCGGCCTGCGGGCCGGGGACTTCTCCTACAACACCGGCAGCCTGCGCTGCCCGGAGTGCGACGGCACCGGCCAGATCTCCCTGGACGTGCAGTTCCTGCCCGACGTCGACATCGTCTGCCCCCGGTGCGGCGGCACCCGGTACTCCCCCGAGGCCGACCAGGTCCGGCGCCGGCCGCGGCACGCCGCCGAGACCGACAGCGGCCTCTCGCTGCCCGAGCTGCTGGCGATGACCGTCGACCAGGCCCTCGGCCACGTGCCGGACCTGAAGAAGGTCCGGACCCGGCTGCAGCTGCTCGCCGACCTCGGCCTGTCCTACCTGACCCTCGGCGAAGCGACGCCGGCCCTGTCCGGCGGCGAGGCGCAGCGGCTGAAGCTGTCCTCGGACCTCGAGCGCGACCAGCACGACACCGTCTTCGTCCTCGACGAACCGTCCGTCGGGCTGCACCCCCTGGACGTCCAGGTGCTGCTGCACGTGCTGCAGCGCCTGGTAGACAACGGCGCGACCGTCGTCGTCATTGAGCACGACCTCGACATGATCAGCAACGCCGACTACCTCATCGACCTCGGGCCGGGCGGCGGCACCGCTGGCGGCCGCATCGTCGCCGCCGGCACCCCGGCCGAGGTCGCCGGTAACCCGGCCAGCATCACCGGCCGCTACCTCACCGCACCGGTCGGAACCGGCGGCCGGTCGGCCTGA
- a CDS encoding LacI family DNA-binding transcriptional regulator, with product MCRNPAPNQPPSHGRYSDRGLRGRDFDAHPGEVQRPSSGSVVSRPRPTIREVADHAGVAIKTVSRVINEERYVADTTRARVQASIAALGYRPNAAAQGLRRATSRSIALVCPDISEPFAAQLARAVEQAVGDRSTVIVGSTLGDPRRERELLDSLIARQVDGVILAPTEKVQRHLARRLGRTVVVCIDRPAKGLDSDVVLSDNAGGMAAAVDYLVERGHRCIAYFGDEAALFTQRERLGGFRAALRRHGIEPDPALVYQHTPDRDRLARQLRYVAQMPSAPTGIVSANSLTTIEMLRGGLRPAPGAFVAFDDFLLADVVGGITIVAQDTHALGVEAAETLLRRVQSDAAPFKTVRIGTRLLDYSSVPR from the coding sequence GTGTGCCGGAACCCCGCGCCGAACCAACCGCCATCCCACGGCCGTTACAGTGACCGCGGCCTCCGGGGTCGGGACTTCGATGCGCACCCCGGGGAAGTTCAGCGGCCGTCATCGGGGAGTGTTGTGAGTCGACCGAGGCCGACCATCCGGGAGGTCGCGGATCATGCCGGAGTCGCCATCAAGACTGTGTCCCGCGTCATCAACGAGGAGCGTTACGTCGCCGACACGACGCGGGCACGCGTCCAGGCGTCCATCGCGGCACTCGGGTACCGGCCGAACGCTGCGGCGCAAGGCTTGCGCCGGGCGACCAGTCGGTCCATCGCGCTCGTCTGCCCAGACATCTCCGAACCGTTCGCCGCCCAGCTCGCCCGCGCCGTCGAGCAGGCCGTTGGCGACCGCTCCACGGTGATCGTCGGCTCTACCCTTGGCGATCCCCGTCGCGAACGAGAGCTGCTGGATTCCCTCATCGCGCGTCAGGTCGACGGGGTCATCCTCGCCCCCACCGAGAAGGTCCAGCGCCACCTCGCGCGTCGCCTGGGGCGCACCGTCGTCGTCTGCATCGACCGTCCCGCCAAGGGTCTCGACAGCGACGTCGTTCTCTCCGACAACGCCGGAGGTATGGCCGCGGCGGTCGACTACCTGGTGGAGCGCGGCCACCGATGCATCGCCTACTTCGGCGACGAAGCGGCGCTGTTCACCCAGCGGGAGCGGCTCGGAGGGTTCAGAGCCGCCCTGCGTCGGCACGGGATCGAACCCGACCCGGCCCTGGTCTACCAGCACACCCCGGACCGCGACCGGCTTGCCCGGCAGCTGCGCTACGTCGCCCAGATGCCGTCCGCGCCGACCGGCATCGTGTCCGCCAACTCGCTCACCACGATCGAGATGCTCCGGGGCGGGCTACGGCCGGCACCAGGGGCCTTCGTCGCCTTCGACGATTTCCTCCTCGCTGACGTCGTGGGCGGGATCACGATCGTCGCCCAGGACACCCATGCACTCGGGGTCGAGGCTGCCGAGACGCTGCTGCGGCGGGTCCAGAGCGACGCCGCGCCGTTCAAGACGGTACGTATCGGTACGCGGCTCCTCGACTACTCGTCGGTCCCTCGGTGA